In the genome of uncultured Sphaerochaeta sp., the window CCTGCAAGGCGGAGTTCCCAGCTGTGACGCGCAGGCAAGCGGGTATGACCAATCTCTGTCCATCTTCCCCTTCGGCTATCTTCGCGAGGCCTCAGTGGCTGACAGTCTGGCGGCAGGGACCTATCAAAACCTGGGCAGCGGGGAGCTCAATACCGAACGAATTGTCGCATTCGATGCGTATGCCCTCCCTCTTGGAGGAGGGCCCTTGACCGGCACTGCTGCACAGCTGTGCGCAGACTTGATCCATCAGGGCGCCGATGACTGGTATCTTCCCTCAAGCGAGGAACTGAAACTGCTCGATACGGTGCTCCATGCTTCCTACAATCCCCTGAGCACCTTCCTCAACAATGCGTGGTATTGGTCTTCTTCGGAATCCCTGCAATACCCAGATACCCATGCCTTTGCCCATCAGTTCAAGCCTACTTTTACGGATTCGGTCACCCACTATGAGAAAGGGGAGCAAGCCCTGTTTCGGGTACGGGCTGTCCGCTCATTCTGAACAGGCTTGTACTTGGAGAAAAAACGATGCACACTCTCTGCCATGGAAGTACAAGCAATGGTTGGGGTGAGAAGATTGGAGGTTGCAGAACTCTCCAGAGCCAAGCGTCTCTTTGTCGAGGTTTTCCAAGAGGCTCCTTGGCGTGACAGGTGGACGGAAGAGCAGTTGGACCTCTATTTCGGAGACCTGATGGATGGCAACAGTTCCCTCTGCCTTGCTTTGTATGCAGAAGAGAAGCTCATTGGGCTGTGCATGGGACGCGTCTATCACTGGTACGAGGGTACCGAGTATGACATCCGCGAGTTCTGCATTGCCAAGGTTTGGCAGGGAAAGGGAATGGGCAGGCAGTTTCTTGATCTGGCAGGTTCTGAGGTTGCCAAGCTCGGGGTGCACATGCTGACGCTTTCCACCTTGGCTGAGACTTCTGCGTATGAGTTCTATCAGCATGTGGGGTTCTCGGTGCACAAGGATGCCCGATTTCTCCATAAGCGGCTTGGCTAGGAGGGAGAGATGGCAACCACGGTGGAGTTCATTGAGTTTGTGTGCAGCCAGATTGATACAACCTATCAGGTCCGGTATCGCAAGATGTTCGGCGAATATATGGTGTATGCGAACAACAAGCCGATTCTCCTTGTCTGTGACAACACTGTCTACGTCAAGATGCTTGGTGAGCTGTCCGGCCTGCTGGCTGAGGCGGAAAAGGGCTTTCCCTATCAGGGGGCGCGGGAGCACTACATCCTGGATGCTGAGGACCGGGAGTTGTGCAACGAAGTGGTCCAGATTCTGGAGCTGCTCACCCCCGTTCCGGTCAAGAAAGCGAGAAAGCGGAAAAAGACGGTAGGAGAAACCTAGGCTGCGGGGTATACTCAGCACATGAACAGCTATCGCTATGAGACTCATCTGCATACCAAGGAGGCAAGCGCCTGCTCGGTCAGCAGTGCCGTAGACCTGGTGCATGCCTATCAGCAGGCAGGGTATGCCGGCATCATCATCACCGACCACTTCTATCACGGCAACACTGCTGTCGACCGTCGTCTTCCTTGGAAGGAGTGGGTCCGTAGGTTTTGCCTTGGTTTCGAAACAGCCGAGGCAGAAGGAAAGAAGATCGGCCTGTCCGTCTTCTTCGGCTGGGAGATCAACTTCAGTGGGGATGAGTATCTCATCTATGGGCTGGACAAGGCATGGCTGCTTGCCCACCCGCAGGTGATCACCTACGACCATCAGACACTCTTTGCAGAGGTGAACAGGGCCGGAGGCCTGATGGTCCAGGCCCACCCCTTCCGTGAGCGTTACTACCTGTCGGAAATTCATCTCCACCCCGCTGTGGTGCATGCTGTTGAGGTGGTCAATGCAGAGAATGACGAGGAGTTTGACCGAAAGGCTTTTTCCTACGCACAACGCTATGGTTTGTCAATGACCGGCGGCAGCGATCTCCACGATGTGGTGAAGGTGGGAAGCAGCAGCCTGGGCATGGACTTTGCCTATCCGCTCTCCTCCCTCTCCGACTTCATTGCAGCGGTCAAGGAAGGCAAGGGCTATTCGCTCGCCGGCTCTGCGGCAAGAATGCAAGAGCCGAGGAGCGAACAGACTACGTTGCGGGTGCATCTGCACCCCGTCGGCTAGTCGAGCACCGCTCGGAAGCTGACACTGCTGTAGTGTGAGGAGAGCGCATCCTTGCCCAAGCCAAGTATGGCTTCATGCGGATTGTAGCGGTACCCGCTGAGCAGGATGATCTGGAACGAATCAAAGAAGTTCAGCTCAAATCCACTGGCAATGCTGCTGGAGAAATAGGTGGTGATATTCGGGGCGGCATCCTCCGTCTCCTGCGATGCCAGGGCAAGATGTCCTGCCGAAACCTGCATCATGGGGTTGAACGTTGCATCGTCGAAGAGGGTGAGAGAAACCCTGAAACCGCTTTGGACGGCCAGGGCATGCACCGAATCGGTATCACTCTCCTCAAAAGGTGCATACGGAAAGCCAGAGAGCGGCTGGGCGGATACGTAGGCCTCTGCATTGATTCTCGAGCCCAGCGGGGTTCCCAAGGCGAGTTCCAGATACGGGGCTTCCTTCCCCTCGATCTTCGTATCACCCGAACCGAAGGCAAGATAGGGCTGCCATTCGACGGCAGCACTGAGAGGGAAGAGTGCAAGGCACACAAGGATGACCAGAAACAGTGTTTTTGAAGTGAAGCGCATACTGAGTTCCTATGGAAAAGAGATTGGATGATGAATACTCATCGTCTCTTTCCATGCAGGAAGATTGCCAAGTATGGGAATGGAGCAAAAATACACTACAAATCGCAAAACTTGGGAAGTCTGGAGACTTCTTGATGGTTTTATTCCCACTGAATGGGATTCGTACCATCAATGATGGGCAAGACGGGTCCGGATGCGTTTCTGCTCATAGAGATCCTTGTCTGCCAGATTGATCAGGGTCTCTGCCGTAATGCCGGGAATCCATTCCGCCATACCAATGCTTGCGGAGATCTTCTCTGACTTGAGCGAGAGGATCTCAAGTCCAGCCAACTGCTTGTGCAAGTCAGTTTTGATCTGCTCGGCCATGCTGAGCGTTGTTGCGGGGAGGATGAGGGCAAATTCATCACCGCCAATGCGGTAACAACTGCGATTCTTTTCCGAGACATTCAAAAGGATTCTGCCGATGTTTTTCAGCACCACATCACCGACGGGGTGCCCGTAGGTGTCGTTGATGGACTTGAAGTAGTCTATATCGAGCATGCACAGGACAAAGTGCTGGTTGCGTTTGCGTGCGTCTCCCAACTCCAGGTGGAGGGAGCGGTTGAAAGCTCGCTTGTTGCCCAGTCCTGTCAGATCATCCAAGCCTGAACGTTGGTGAATCGTGAGAATTGCTGTATAGAGACCGACGGTGAGCACAATCGTGAAGATGGCAAAGCTTATGTTGAGTATCCAGGCCACTTTCCTGGTCAGATGGCTGAAGTGATCCTGCGAGTAATCGACACCGACCAGGCCGACAACACTCTGGTCACGCCCGTCGATGATGGGAGCGTAGGCTGAGAGGTACACCCCCCATTCAGGATCATCCATCAGATCCGTTACGGAGAGTTCCCCTTGCTGGAATGTGTACAGCTCTTGGCCGTCCATGCTGTCATGGCTGCCAAAGGGAGAGAAGAGCATGCTGCCAGGCTCCTCTCCATCCAGGACGAATGCACTGGTCTGGTCATCCAGATACTTGCTGGTGTAGATGAAGGTGGCGTCATTGCGTTCCTTGATGGTTCGCATCAGGCTGGAATACTGCACATAGCTCTGATGCAGCTCACTTCCTTCCTCCAGCTCCGTCGCTTCCGACAGCGGCCGGTAGCGCTCGATGTCAGAGGAGAGGAAGGCGGCTATGGTATGGGCACTGTTGATGGCATTGTTCTGTGTTTCCTGAAGCAGGATGGTCTTGGTCTGCTGATAGATGTAGTAGATGGGCACAGAGACGCCCGCACCTACCAGAAGCAGCAGGAAAAGAAAGAGATACCGTTTCCAAGCTTTGGAATAGAACATGCATTCTTCTCCATACGGCGTACAAGGTAGGGGAGAAGTATTGGAAATCAGTGACTTTCCCCATTACGCAGTTATAACGCAAGCCCGAGTATTTGTCATTAGCAGCATGGGTTAACTTTGCAATTTGCTTACTGGAAATGGGTGTAAAAGTAGGGAAGAAGCTGATACGTATGCATCGCTTCGGTGCCAGTTTTCTCTCATGTTCTCTTTTGGGATGTTTTTTGTTGACAAAGGGGGGTTTGGGAAAGCAAGAATATGCAGGATACCTAACAACAAGGAAGGATACGTATGAAACATGTGCTGCGTGCATTGGGTTTGCTGGCTCTGATGATGGTTCTCTGTGTTGGATGCGATATGAGCATGACTGAATTGGCACTTTCCCGCAGTGCGGTGCAGACTGAGGAACTCTCCTCCAGGGCTGCAAAACAGAACGGGCCTACCCAGTTCACCGCAGTGGTGAATCTCTATCAGGACTATACGAGCGTCGTAACTGAGCACAAGGGCGACAGCGACCACTACAAGACGGTTGAAGAGACCCTCTACAGTTTCCCGTATGAGTCCTTTGGTGGTGTCATTGAGTCGGATTGGGACCTCCTGGACGGCAAGTTTGTCATCATGAACAACGTCACCAACTACAACCTTGACCAGGAGACTGCAGCCATCTCCGGGTCCAACCACAGTGTCATCCAGATTGTGGATGAGCAGAGGCAGGTGGTGGCAACATTGCAGGCGAATGGGACGATCGACGGCTCACTGCTTGGAGCCGAGATTGCAATGAACTGGGTGCTCAAGGACGCTGCCGACAAGAAACTCCATGCCAACGGCAAGGTGGCGGGCATCTTTACCTGGGCCGACTTCGATTATGAGACGATGGGTCTTTCCTACATTCTGCCCAACGGTACGTTCACCCTTACCGGATCCTACAAGTAAGGAACCTGACACACTGCTCTGTGCACCCTCTCTCCCAGGTTTGGGAAAGAGGGTGTTGTCATGCCATCATGGTCCCGGATTTGCGCATAATCTGAAGAATTTGGCTTTGCGCCGCGTCGCCTATGGCCTATCATGAGAGCAAGGAGTGGCCTATGCATATCGTGTTGTTGTCCGGTGGTTCGGGGAAACGGCTCTGGCCGTTGTCGAATGAGGTGCGTTCCAAACAGTTCATCAAGCTCTTCAGGCGTGAGGATGGCAGCTTGGAGTCGATGCTCCAGCGTGTCCATCGCCAGATCAGGAGTGTAGACCGCAATGCAACCATCACCATCGCCACCTCCAAGACGCAGGTGTCTGCCATCCACAACCAGATCGGTAGGGATGTCGGCATTTCGGTTGAACCGTGTCGGCGCGATACCTTCCCGGCCATAGCCTTGGCTGCAGCCTACATGAGTGATGTGCAAAAGGTGGGACGGGATGAAGCGGTGGTGGTCTGCCCCGTCGACCCCTTTGTGGACGACTCCTACTTCTCCATGCTCGATCGGGTCGGAGAGGAGGCAGCGAAAGGGCGTGCGAATCTGGTGCTGCTCGGCATTGAGCCGACCTATCCCAGTGAGAAGTACGGCTATATCATTCCCCAGACCCAGGATCCTGTCAGTAAGGTTGCCATGTTCAAGGAGAAACCCGATGTCGAGACAGCCAAGGGCTACCTTGCCGAAGGTGCACTCTGGAACGCCGGGGTGTTTGCCTTCCGTCTGGGCTATCTGCTGGACAAGGCCCACGAGCTCATTGAGTTCTCCGACTACCATGACCTGTATGCCAAGTATGAGACCCTGAGGAAGATCAGCTTCGACTATGCCGTGGTGGAGGGTGAGACTGCCATTGAGGTGATGCGCTATGAGGGGACCTGGAAGGATCTGGGAACCTGGAACACGCTCTCCGAAGCGATGAGTGAGCCCATCGTCGGGCAGGGTAGGATGGATGGGAGCTGTGAGGGTGTCCACATCATCAACGAGCTCGACATCCCCATCCTGGCCATGGGCCTGAAGGATGTCATCATCGGTGCCAGTGCCGAAGGAATCCTCGTCTCGGAACGGGAGAAGTCGAGTGCCATCAAGCAGTATGTTGAGCAGATGGACCGGCCGATCATGTTTGCTGAGAAGTCCTGGGGCAGCTACCGCATCCTCGATGCAGGCGAACAGAGCCTGACGGTCAAAGTGGTGCTCAATGCCGGGCAGAGGATGCAGTATCACAGCCACCAACGGCGGGATGAGGTCTGGACGATCATCAGTGGAACGGGTGAGGTGATCGTCGACGGAAACCGAACATCAGTTGGGTGTGGGGATGTAATCCTGCTCAAGGCAGGAGTTCGCCATACCATCCTGGCCGAAACGGAGCTGCAGGTGATCGAAGTGCAGAGCGGAAAGGATATCAGCGTACGGGACAAGACCAAGCATCCGTTCCCCTAGAAGGCGCGGACTGCCCGGACGGCCAACAACTCCGACGTTTCCACCCGGCCTTGCACCCCGGTGAAAAATCCCTGTGCCCATGCACGGTCCTCATCGTAGGATGAGGAACTCCAGTATGCATACCCTTCTCCCCGGAAGGTCTCTTTCCCGGTTCTTGCAAGGTTGGTGAACAGGAGCGACAGCTCATCCTTGGAAGGCAGGAACCAGTCGTCGTATCCCTTTACCGTCAGCTCGGCACAGACGTTGGGAGCCGAACCCGAGTCCGTCGGGTCCGTTTCGAAGAGCATTTCGGTATTGGTCTTCCCGCTTCCTATGCTTGTATCGGTCTTCGCTGCTTCGCTCCCCTTGCCCCAGGAAGCCAAAACCTCGGTTCGTGCAGGAGCCGCTTCCAGATACCTCCATCCATCCGATGCTTCCCCCTTGTCAAAAAAGACCAGGCCCCCGGCGGGACCGAAGTCTCCCACCTGGTAGGAGACGGGCTGGGATGATGCGGTGGTGGTGCATCCGCTGGCAAGCAGAAGTCCCAAGAAGAGCAGTGTACAGAGATTGAAGATAGTCCTTTTCATGCTACTCCTCGGGATGGGACGGGCTGTCGTCCGCTGCGTAGAGGATGTCCGAATAGATCATGTAGCCCCCTCGTTCACGGTCTTTCACCGCATAGGTGGCTATCTCGGCACGCTTGATGAGGGTGTTGATGTCATCGCCGTGTTCGGGATAGAGGGAGATGCCCAGGCTTGCCGATACATCGATGGTGGCATTGGGCAGCTCAAAGGGCTCCTGGAAGGCAATCTGGATCTTCTTGGCAACTGCCAAAGCGTCCCTGCGCATGCGGATTCCGTTGAGCAGGACGATGAACTTGTCCCCGCCGAGGCGAGATACCAGGTCGCTTTTGCGCAGCTGTGCCTTGACGCGGGCGGCTACGATCTGCAGCACCTTGTCCCCTGACTTGAAGCCCTGCGTTTCGTTGATGGTGGTGAAGTGGTCGATGTCGATGACCAGGAAGGCGACGAAGTCATCGGTGTAGCGGGCTTGGCTGACAGTAAGCTTCGCCTGGTCATGGAAGAAATTCCTGTTGGGAAGGCCGGTGAGAATATCCTGGGTTGCCAAGAAGGCCAGCTTGTCCTCAAGCCGCTTCTGGGCAGAGATGTCCTCCGCCGATCCATCATAGTAGCAGACCTCCGCGTCCTGGTTGTACACCGTCCTCACCGTATCACGGATCCAGATGGGCTGGCCGTCGTAGCGCTCAACCTCGAAGACAAGACCATGGATGGATTCATCGCGCTCGATGATCTCCTGCCAGGTCTTCAGCTCCTGCTGGTCGACGAACATCGAAAAGTAGTTGTCCGATTTCATGACATCGAGGCTCGGTGCCTTGAAGATGTTTGCCAAGGTCTGGTTGAGCTCGACAAACTCTCCGCTTGGCTTGATGCGGTAGAGACCGGAGGGAACGCTGTCGAAGAGGGAGGTGCTTGAAAGGTTGCCGTCGGCCGCCGCCCGCTTGCGCAGAGGTTTCTGCCCAGCTTTCAGGCTGATCTTCTCCAATCTGCGCAGGATCTTGGCATGGGCATCCATCGGGTTGACCAGGGAGATGGCAGGGCAATCGGGAGGAAGCTCCTCCTTTTCACTTACCAGTATGATGTCATCGATCGAGCCGATGTCCTTGAGGATTTTCTGCATGTTGTCCACCGAGTAGTAGTCCTCGAGATCGTAGGAGAGGATGGCTGCGTCGAAGCGCTGACGCTTGACTGTGGAGAGGGCGTCCACCATGGTGTCGACGTGGGTGATGTTCTCTATCTGGGTCTTGAGATAGGTTGCCAGCAGTTCTTTTGCACCGGTTGCTTCAAGTACGACGATCAAGCGAATGGATTCAAGCATGGATGTCCCCCGTAGGACTCATTATCAATGCGCCTTCACCGTTCTGTCAACGATGGATGGATAAATCAGTGGCAAATTGGCAGTCCCTGCCCTATACTCAAGCTATGGGAACCCCACTGCAGATCATCCATGTCCCCAGGCGTTTCGTGCAACAAGCATGGGGAGGTACAGAGACTTTCATCACCGAGGTGTCCACCCGATTGGGAACAAGGGGCTTTGAAGCCACAATCCTGACGACAACTGCGCTCAATGCAAAGCGTAGGGACTCCTATTTGGGTATTCCCATCCAGCGATACTCCTACCTGTATCCCTACTTGGGTCTGAGCGCTGAGGACAAGCTGCAGCTGGACCGAAAGGCGGGCAATATCTTCTCCTGGTCCCTGCTCCTTGCCCTGCTGGACAGGAGGCGTAAGGTGGATATCCTGCACCTCCATACCGGCAAGCGGCTGGGAGGAATTGTCCGCTTGTGCGCAAAACGGCGACACATCCCCTATGTGATCTCATTGCATGGTGGCTATCTTGCAGTCCCTTCGGCAGAGCGGCAAACGTGGACCGATCCCACCAAGCATGCCTTGGAGTGGGGTAAACTTCTGGGTTTGCTGGTAGGCTCCAGACGGGTACTTGATGATGCTGCTGCCATCCTTTGTGTAGGAAGGGATGAATATGAGGCCATGCAGAAGCAGTATCCGGACAAGCGTGTCATCCATCTTCCCAACGGTGTTGATATCGGGCGCTTCTCTTCCGGTGATGGGCAGGCATTCCGGAAGCAGTACGGGATTGCAGAGGATGCCTTCGTGCTGCTTACCGTCGCACGGGTGGATGAACAGAAAAACCAGCTTGCACTCATCAATGCCCTGCCGCATATCCTTGCCCAGGTTCCCAACGCGCATGTCCTGATGATCGGTCCTGCGACAAATCCTGCATATCGGACGAAGGTGGTGGCTCGGGCAACAGAGCTCTCCCTGCAAGGAAAAGTGACGCTCTTGGATGGCTTTCCCTATGGGGACCCTGCTCTGGTTGATGCCTATCACTGTGCCGATTGTTTTGTGCTTCCTTCGCTGCATGAACCGTTCGGCATGGTGGTGCTGGAGGCTTGGGCCAGCAAGCTGCCGGTCATTGCAAACCACGTTGGAGGCCTGATGCAGTTGGTGGAAGACGGAGTCGATGGCCTGAGCATGGACGTAGCTGCCGATCCTGCACAACCTGACAGCCTTGCAGGCTGTGTCCTCAGGCTGGCGGCTTCAGCGGACTTGCGCAAGTCGTTGGCACATCGGGGCAGGGAAAAAGCGATCGAACGATACAGTTGGGATCATATCACCGACGAGCTGGCCGACATCTACCGGAGTGTGTATGCAGATACTCTTCGTTAACACCACGGCAGGCTATGTAGGAGGGGTGGAGCAGCACATGGTGCTGGCTTCCGACGGACTCGCTTCTTCCTCACATGTGTGCAGCATTGCACATCTGAATACGGATGGCAGGGCATGCGAGGAGTTTTTCACCCATTTTGCCGCCTCCTATTCCCTCAAAGACACTCCGTGGGAGGAAGTGCTTGCGCAATCCAAGCCCGATATCATCTACATCCACAAGTGGGATGCAATAGCTCCCATTCTCAAGGCGAATGCGGGCCGTGCCGCAGTGCTGAGGATGTTCCACGACCACGACATCTACTGTCCGAGACGCCACAAGTACTACAGCTGGAATCGGAAGATCTGCACCCATCGGGCAGGCTTGGCCTGCTATTTCGACCTTGCGTTCCTTGAGCGGAGAGACGGCAAGCTCTCCTATGCCCCCATCCTTCCAAAGCTCAGGGAACTGAAACGCAACCGTCAGCTGGATCGTGTAGTGGTGGGAAGCTCCTACATGCGCGAGGAACTCATCCGCAATGGCTTTCGTCCAGACACCCTGGAGGTGATTCCTCCCTCTGTCTCGGACTTCGGTGAGCCGGTGGCAAGCCTTGCCGACACCAAGAACGTTCTCTATGTGGGCCAATTGGTACGGGGCAAGGGGGTGGATACGTTGCTTGAGGCCCTCGCATTGGCAGACAGCTCGCTCAGCCTTGCCATTGTGGGTGCCGGCAATGATGAAGAGTACCTCAAGGCTTTGGCCTCGGAGCGGGGACTCTCCGATCGTGTTTCCTTCTTGGGGTGGGTGGACCACCAGACCCTTTCACGGTACTACGACGAGGCGATGTGTGTTTGTGTGCCCTCCCGCTGGCCCGAGCCGTTCGGCATGGTGGGGCTTGAGGCGATGCTTCGTGCACGCCCTGTGATCGGGACACGGGTCGGGGGCATTCCCGATTGGCTTGAGGATGGACAGAATGGCTTGCTGGTTCCTCCAAACGATGCGCACCAGCTGGCAGAGGCAATCAATCGCATCTGCCTGGACTGTGCGTACGCACAAGAGCTGGGCAAGCGGGGGAGGCAGCGCGTACTGGCAGCGTTCTCCTTCGATGCCTTCGTCACCAGACTTACCACGTTGATGCAGGAGATGCGAACATCATGTATATAGGGATCCCCACGTTCGGTACAGACCATGGCAAATCCGGTATCGGCAGCTACCTCAGGGAACTGCTCATCCGCTTCGATGCACTTGCAGAGCAGGAAGGCTTCACCTTTGAGCTCATCGGTCCCCAGGAGGACGAGGCGTTCTACCGCAAGGGCCTCTCCCATATCGGATGGCTCGGGGTTGAGGATGCTGACAAAAGTCCCATCCACAACTTCTTCTGGAACCAGACCCACTTTCCCTCCCTGGTCAAGAAACGTGGCTACGATCTTGTTTTCTTCCCGGCTGCCAACCGTCGGCTCAGCGGCAGGCTTTGCTGTCCTACCGTGGGGACGGTGCACGATCTGGCCGTATTGCACATCAAGGAGAAGTACGACTTTGTGCACTCCTTCTTCAACCGAAAAATCCTTCCCCATCTGATCCGCAAGCT includes:
- a CDS encoding GNAT family N-acetyltransferase, giving the protein MEVQAMVGVRRLEVAELSRAKRLFVEVFQEAPWRDRWTEEQLDLYFGDLMDGNSSLCLALYAEEKLIGLCMGRVYHWYEGTEYDIREFCIAKVWQGKGMGRQFLDLAGSEVAKLGVHMLTLSTLAETSAYEFYQHVGFSVHKDARFLHKRLG
- a CDS encoding TfoX/Sxy family protein, which codes for MATTVEFIEFVCSQIDTTYQVRYRKMFGEYMVYANNKPILLVCDNTVYVKMLGELSGLLAEAEKGFPYQGAREHYILDAEDRELCNEVVQILELLTPVPVKKARKRKKTVGET
- a CDS encoding PHP-associated domain-containing protein, whose protein sequence is MNSYRYETHLHTKEASACSVSSAVDLVHAYQQAGYAGIIITDHFYHGNTAVDRRLPWKEWVRRFCLGFETAEAEGKKIGLSVFFGWEINFSGDEYLIYGLDKAWLLAHPQVITYDHQTLFAEVNRAGGLMVQAHPFRERYYLSEIHLHPAVVHAVEVVNAENDEEFDRKAFSYAQRYGLSMTGGSDLHDVVKVGSSSLGMDFAYPLSSLSDFIAAVKEGKGYSLAGSAARMQEPRSEQTTLRVHLHPVG
- a CDS encoding GGDEF domain-containing protein, with translation MFYSKAWKRYLFLFLLLLVGAGVSVPIYYIYQQTKTILLQETQNNAINSAHTIAAFLSSDIERYRPLSEATELEEGSELHQSYVQYSSLMRTIKERNDATFIYTSKYLDDQTSAFVLDGEEPGSMLFSPFGSHDSMDGQELYTFQQGELSVTDLMDDPEWGVYLSAYAPIIDGRDQSVVGLVGVDYSQDHFSHLTRKVAWILNISFAIFTIVLTVGLYTAILTIHQRSGLDDLTGLGNKRAFNRSLHLELGDARKRNQHFVLCMLDIDYFKSINDTYGHPVGDVVLKNIGRILLNVSEKNRSCYRIGGDEFALILPATTLSMAEQIKTDLHKQLAGLEILSLKSEKISASIGMAEWIPGITAETLINLADKDLYEQKRIRTRLAHH
- a CDS encoding sugar phosphate nucleotidyltransferase, with amino-acid sequence MHIVLLSGGSGKRLWPLSNEVRSKQFIKLFRREDGSLESMLQRVHRQIRSVDRNATITIATSKTQVSAIHNQIGRDVGISVEPCRRDTFPAIALAAAYMSDVQKVGRDEAVVVCPVDPFVDDSYFSMLDRVGEEAAKGRANLVLLGIEPTYPSEKYGYIIPQTQDPVSKVAMFKEKPDVETAKGYLAEGALWNAGVFAFRLGYLLDKAHELIEFSDYHDLYAKYETLRKISFDYAVVEGETAIEVMRYEGTWKDLGTWNTLSEAMSEPIVGQGRMDGSCEGVHIINELDIPILAMGLKDVIIGASAEGILVSEREKSSAIKQYVEQMDRPIMFAEKSWGSYRILDAGEQSLTVKVVLNAGQRMQYHSHQRRDEVWTIISGTGEVIVDGNRTSVGCGDVILLKAGVRHTILAETELQVIEVQSGKDISVRDKTKHPFP
- a CDS encoding DUF1566 domain-containing protein gives rise to the protein MKRTIFNLCTLLFLGLLLASGCTTTASSQPVSYQVGDFGPAGGLVFFDKGEASDGWRYLEAAPARTEVLASWGKGSEAAKTDTSIGSGKTNTEMLFETDPTDSGSAPNVCAELTVKGYDDWFLPSKDELSLLFTNLARTGKETFRGEGYAYWSSSSYDEDRAWAQGFFTGVQGRVETSELLAVRAVRAF
- a CDS encoding sensor domain-containing diguanylate cyclase, whose amino-acid sequence is MLESIRLIVVLEATGAKELLATYLKTQIENITHVDTMVDALSTVKRQRFDAAILSYDLEDYYSVDNMQKILKDIGSIDDIILVSEKEELPPDCPAISLVNPMDAHAKILRRLEKISLKAGQKPLRKRAAADGNLSSTSLFDSVPSGLYRIKPSGEFVELNQTLANIFKAPSLDVMKSDNYFSMFVDQQELKTWQEIIERDESIHGLVFEVERYDGQPIWIRDTVRTVYNQDAEVCYYDGSAEDISAQKRLEDKLAFLATQDILTGLPNRNFFHDQAKLTVSQARYTDDFVAFLVIDIDHFTTINETQGFKSGDKVLQIVAARVKAQLRKSDLVSRLGGDKFIVLLNGIRMRRDALAVAKKIQIAFQEPFELPNATIDVSASLGISLYPEHGDDINTLIKRAEIATYAVKDRERGGYMIYSDILYAADDSPSHPEE
- a CDS encoding glycosyltransferase family 4 protein, which encodes MGTPLQIIHVPRRFVQQAWGGTETFITEVSTRLGTRGFEATILTTTALNAKRRDSYLGIPIQRYSYLYPYLGLSAEDKLQLDRKAGNIFSWSLLLALLDRRRKVDILHLHTGKRLGGIVRLCAKRRHIPYVISLHGGYLAVPSAERQTWTDPTKHALEWGKLLGLLVGSRRVLDDAAAILCVGRDEYEAMQKQYPDKRVIHLPNGVDIGRFSSGDGQAFRKQYGIAEDAFVLLTVARVDEQKNQLALINALPHILAQVPNAHVLMIGPATNPAYRTKVVARATELSLQGKVTLLDGFPYGDPALVDAYHCADCFVLPSLHEPFGMVVLEAWASKLPVIANHVGGLMQLVEDGVDGLSMDVAADPAQPDSLAGCVLRLAASADLRKSLAHRGREKAIERYSWDHITDELADIYRSVYADTLR
- a CDS encoding glycosyltransferase family 4 protein; amino-acid sequence: MQILFVNTTAGYVGGVEQHMVLASDGLASSSHVCSIAHLNTDGRACEEFFTHFAASYSLKDTPWEEVLAQSKPDIIYIHKWDAIAPILKANAGRAAVLRMFHDHDIYCPRRHKYYSWNRKICTHRAGLACYFDLAFLERRDGKLSYAPILPKLRELKRNRQLDRVVVGSSYMREELIRNGFRPDTLEVIPPSVSDFGEPVASLADTKNVLYVGQLVRGKGVDTLLEALALADSSLSLAIVGAGNDEEYLKALASERGLSDRVSFLGWVDHQTLSRYYDEAMCVCVPSRWPEPFGMVGLEAMLRARPVIGTRVGGIPDWLEDGQNGLLVPPNDAHQLAEAINRICLDCAYAQELGKRGRQRVLAAFSFDAFVTRLTTLMQEMRTSCI